A window from Pokkaliibacter sp. MBI-7 encodes these proteins:
- a CDS encoding methyl-accepting chemotaxis protein, protein MVLLRPLIHLMNRISYAAKFILVSLLFFTLIAVLAVLVIDNYNFKIAGTSQELAGIGQLQQQFTLYEELAHVRDVRTALRSFSNKRLTELMAQETEKTKTMIAGFDVAALQQFPKSAALWQEVMQAHDERQGDLSESKDALNLLFSVESLPLQKQLAVMNTLTWESGLSRDSDEFTALGVSYLVRSLPALLESLSALRAYGLEITSERYLGNVNKDLLNVALFQLNANYVAYQAASQPLLDQGSSDVKSGLQASGDHYQTLVKLVTDEILTASRIKLKADEFDQNFTGLQQQLISNSNALFTQLHGQLATRLQAETLRRNIVVGGIGIVVLLALGMYLAFYSSVKIAVGSMLKAVTSVAQGDLTVTVQLNQKDEMGRLSDAFNQMIDRVRDLIQTTMNSSTAVAQQSEYMQETSRHAKHVIDQQREDIHSISEAIGQVSDAAHQVSEHAHHAAEAASSAHGNANSGQRQLSDALHAIQTLAEHIRESATLTTKVSTASGNISQVLDVIKSIAEQTNLLALNAAIEAARAGEQGRGFAVVADEVRLLAQRTQGSTAEIEGMIRELQQGVKVAVTFMEDSQKQAEQTVQQSQVVGTTLEAITEAVSQIMAMNHQIATAAEEQTNVAEEVTGRIRSVSQGSEQAAQAGQATSAASEQLTQLTQQLNSAISSFRV, encoded by the coding sequence ATGGTGTTACTACGACCGCTTATTCACCTGATGAACCGCATCTCCTATGCGGCAAAGTTCATTCTGGTCAGCTTGCTGTTCTTTACCCTGATCGCCGTACTCGCCGTACTGGTAATCGACAACTACAACTTCAAAATTGCTGGCACCTCGCAGGAGCTGGCAGGTATCGGCCAGTTGCAGCAGCAGTTCACTCTGTACGAAGAACTCGCACACGTCCGTGATGTGCGCACCGCACTACGCTCTTTCAGCAACAAGCGCCTAACTGAGCTGATGGCGCAGGAAACCGAAAAAACCAAAACCATGATCGCCGGCTTCGATGTCGCGGCGCTGCAGCAGTTCCCCAAATCAGCGGCACTGTGGCAGGAAGTCATGCAGGCCCATGACGAACGTCAGGGCGATCTCAGTGAGTCCAAGGATGCACTCAACCTGCTGTTCTCGGTGGAATCCCTGCCCCTGCAGAAACAGCTGGCAGTGATGAATACCCTGACCTGGGAAAGTGGCCTCAGCCGTGACAGTGATGAATTCACCGCGCTGGGTGTCAGTTATCTGGTCCGCAGCCTGCCAGCCCTGCTCGAATCGCTGTCTGCACTGCGTGCCTACGGTCTGGAAATCACCAGCGAGCGCTATCTGGGTAACGTCAACAAGGATCTGCTCAACGTCGCCCTGTTCCAGCTCAATGCCAACTACGTGGCCTATCAGGCAGCCAGCCAGCCACTACTCGATCAGGGCAGCAGTGATGTCAAAAGTGGCCTGCAGGCATCCGGTGATCACTACCAGACACTGGTCAAACTGGTTACCGACGAAATTCTCACTGCCTCACGCATCAAGCTGAAGGCCGATGAGTTCGATCAGAACTTTACCGGCCTGCAGCAGCAACTGATCAGCAACAGCAATGCGCTGTTCACTCAGCTGCACGGCCAGCTGGCAACTCGCCTGCAGGCCGAAACCCTGCGTCGCAATATCGTGGTGGGGGGTATTGGCATCGTGGTGCTGCTGGCGCTGGGGATGTATCTGGCCTTCTACAGCTCGGTGAAGATCGCTGTCGGCAGTATGCTGAAAGCGGTGACCAGCGTTGCTCAGGGCGACCTGACCGTCACCGTGCAGCTCAATCAGAAGGATGAGATGGGCCGCCTGTCGGATGCGTTCAACCAGATGATCGACCGGGTGCGAGACCTGATCCAGACCACCATGAACAGCTCCACTGCAGTGGCCCAGCAATCCGAGTACATGCAGGAGACGTCCAGACACGCCAAGCATGTGATTGATCAGCAGCGTGAAGACATCCACTCCATCAGTGAAGCCATCGGCCAGGTGTCCGATGCTGCCCATCAGGTCTCAGAACATGCCCATCACGCTGCCGAAGCCGCCTCCAGCGCTCATGGCAATGCCAACAGCGGTCAGCGCCAGCTGAGTGATGCCCTGCATGCGATCCAGACCCTAGCTGAACACATCCGTGAGTCGGCGACCCTAACCACCAAGGTCAGCACCGCCAGCGGCAACATCAGTCAGGTGCTGGACGTGATCAAGAGCATTGCCGAGCAGACCAACCTGCTGGCCCTGAACGCCGCCATCGAAGCGGCCCGTGCCGGTGAGCAGGGCCGTGGTTTTGCGGTGGTCGCCGATGAAGTGCGCCTGCTGGCACAGCGCACTCAGGGCAGTACCGCGGAAATTGAAGGTATGATCCGCGAGCTGCAGCAAGGGGTGAAAGTGGCCGTGACCTTTATGGAAGACAGTCAGAAGCAGGCGGAGCAGACTGTGCAGCAATCTCAGGTAGTTGGCACCACACTGGAGGCCATCACCGAGGCGGTATCGCAGATCATGGCCATGAACCATCAGATTGCCACTGCCGCCGAGGAGCAGACCAACGTGGCAGAAGAAGTGACCGGTCGCATCCGCTCGGTCAGTCAGGGCAGTGAGCAGGCAGCACAGGCCGGGCAAGCCACCTCCGCAGCCAGCGAACAGCTGACCCAGCTGACCCAGCAACTGAACAGTGCCATCAGCAGCTTCCGCGTGTAG
- a CDS encoding methylated-DNA--[protein]-cysteine S-methyltransferase, which translates to MIQYLHIHTALGGYIACSEQEQLHGLYRLEQKYFPTAFAHWQEDINAPLLQETAHQLRAYLDGQLRQFDLPLQQRGTPFQQRVWSALQHIGYGETLSYRELAERLGQPSAIRAVASANGRNPWSIVVPCHRVIGSDGSLTGYAGGVECKRWLLQLEANS; encoded by the coding sequence ATGATTCAGTATCTGCACATTCACACCGCACTGGGTGGCTACATCGCCTGCTCTGAGCAGGAACAACTGCACGGGCTTTACCGGCTTGAGCAGAAATACTTCCCCACTGCATTTGCGCACTGGCAGGAAGACATTAATGCCCCGCTACTACAGGAAACTGCCCACCAGCTGCGGGCCTATCTGGATGGTCAGCTGCGCCAGTTTGATCTGCCGCTGCAACAAAGGGGCACGCCCTTCCAGCAGCGGGTATGGTCAGCACTGCAGCACATCGGTTACGGCGAAACACTGAGCTATCGTGAGCTGGCTGAACGGTTGGGCCAGCCCTCGGCAATACGTGCCGTTGCCAGTGCCAATGGCCGCAACCCCTGGTCCATTGTGGTGCCCTGTCATCGTGTTATCGGCAGTGACGGCAGCCTGACGGGGTATGCAGGCGGGGTGGAATGCAAACGCTGGCTGCTGCAGCTGGAGGCAAACTCCTGA
- the iolB gene encoding 5-deoxy-glucuronate isomerase: MSRLLVRSQQPDDQGCVLKITPESAGWRYVGFEVYKLQPGQVLTQASGDEEVCLVLISGIATVRAQDQVFEHIGKRMSVFERIPPYAVYVPAQAEYQVTAETEIEIGVCKAPAKGTMPVRLIKPENVPAMNRGQGTNERYIHNILMGENPAESLLITEVYTPNGHWSSYPPHKHDSDNLPQESYLEETYYHKVNPPQGFAFQRVYTDDRSIDETLSVHNNEVVLVPGGYHPVGAPHGYDLYYLNVMAGPSRDWKFHNDPDHEWILQPK; the protein is encoded by the coding sequence ATGTCCCGTTTGCTCGTGCGTTCTCAGCAGCCTGATGATCAGGGTTGTGTACTGAAAATTACTCCCGAATCGGCTGGCTGGCGCTATGTCGGTTTTGAAGTCTATAAGCTGCAGCCCGGACAGGTGCTGACTCAGGCCAGTGGTGACGAAGAAGTCTGTCTGGTGCTGATCAGTGGTATCGCCACGGTCAGAGCACAGGATCAGGTATTTGAGCATATTGGCAAGCGCATGAGCGTGTTCGAGCGCATTCCTCCCTATGCCGTCTATGTCCCTGCTCAGGCGGAATATCAGGTGACAGCCGAAACGGAAATCGAAATTGGCGTCTGCAAGGCACCCGCCAAGGGCACTATGCCAGTACGGCTGATCAAGCCTGAGAACGTTCCCGCCATGAATCGTGGTCAGGGCACCAATGAGCGCTACATCCACAATATCCTGATGGGTGAGAACCCCGCCGAGAGCCTGCTGATTACCGAGGTGTATACCCCGAATGGTCACTGGTCCAGCTATCCTCCCCACAAGCACGACAGCGATAATCTGCCACAGGAATCCTATCTGGAAGAGACCTACTACCATAAGGTCAATCCGCCGCAGGGCTTCGCCTTCCAGCGTGTTTACACGGATGATCGCAGCATTGATGAGACGCTGTCGGTACATAACAACGAAGTGGTGCTGGTGCCCGGTGGCTACCACCCGGTCGGCGCCCCTCATGGTTATGACCTGTATTACCTCAACGTGATGGCAGGCCCCAGCCGTGACTGGAAATTTCACAACGACCCGGATCACGAGTGGATTCTGCAGCCTAAGTAA